Genomic window (Flavobacteriales bacterium):
GCGCTCCTGCTCCACCAAGGCCTGCCTGCAGATGCCGCAAGGTGTCACCGGCTTTGTACCCTTCACCTGCGGCACCACGATGGCGATGCTTTCCACTTCGCCTTTGGGCAGCACCGTCATGGCCGCATGCAGCGCGGTGCGTTCGGCACAGATGCCCGCTGGGAAGCTGGCGTTCTCCTGGTTGCTCCCCGGAACGATCTCCCCGCTTTCCATCCGTATGGCCGCACCCACCTTGAATTTGGAGTAGGGCGCATAGGCGTTTCGCGCGGCCTTCACCGCCAGTTCCAACAATTCCCTGTCATCGGCCGGTAGTGCCGACCAGGACGGATGCTGCAAATAGTGCAGCGCGATCTTGCGAGTGTTTGCCATGTTGGAAAAAGGGTGCCGAAGGTAGCGCCTGCATGGGTTGGTGATCGGAGTTTCTGGTACAGGGCGGAGGGTACATGATACCGAGTGCTTTCGATGCCCAGATCCGGCCGTCCCTAGCCTACTGTCCTCTACCACTGCTCACTGCCACTCCCCGCTTTCCCTTAGCTTGCCCCGCTTTTTCAATATGCAGCTTTCCCCCATCCTCCAGCAATTCGACCCCATCGCTCTTCGGGACATGGACGGTGTGGCCCTCCAGACCCGGATGGACACGAAGTACCTGTTCGGCATAGGGCGACTACCGCAGATACTGGAGACCCTCAGCAGCGAATACCGGATGCTGGAAGTGGACGGCCAACGAGGCAGCACGTACAGGACGCTCTATTTCGACACGCCGGAGCGGCAATTCTATTTCGACCACCACAACGGACGCAGCTTCCGGTCCAAGGTCCGAATGCGTGAATATGCAAGCTCAGGGGCCAGCTTTCTGGAGGTGAAGCGAAGGACCGGCCGAGGTGGCACCGATAAAAGACGCATCCCCATCCCTGCCATCATGGAACACCTCACGGGCGGGCAGGTAGCCTTCGTGGCCGAGGCAAGCGGCTTCACACGATCCTTGGTGCCCACGTTGTGGAATGAGTTCTTCCGCTATACGCTCGTTCACCGCGAACGTGCCGAGCGG
Coding sequences:
- a CDS encoding cytidine deaminase; amino-acid sequence: MANTRKIALHYLQHPSWSALPADDRELLELAVKAARNAYAPYSKFKVGAAIRMESGEIVPGSNQENASFPAGICAERTALHAAMTVLPKGEVESIAIVVPQVKGTKPVTPCGICRQALVEQERRQKGPMRLLMGIVKGPVIETFSAETLLPLCFDSAQLGKKPR
- a CDS encoding polyphosphate polymerase domain-containing protein; this translates as MQLSPILQQFDPIALRDMDGVALQTRMDTKYLFGIGRLPQILETLSSEYRMLEVDGQRGSTYRTLYFDTPERQFYFDHHNGRSFRSKVRMREYASSGASFLEVKRRTGRGGTDKRRIPIPAIMEHLTGGQVAFVAEASGFTRSLVPTLWNEFFRYTLVHRERAERLTLDTSLSFRDANGEASLASVCVAELKEGKTGHGSPFAALMRGLPAPPASFSKYCIGTLLLNPDIKHNQFKPILLHAHRLGIAA